Proteins co-encoded in one Flavivirga eckloniae genomic window:
- a CDS encoding ABC transporter permease, whose product MNYEFFIAKRIIGSKAYKSSISAPIIKIGIAAIAIGIVVMMIAIATGIGLQQKIRDKVVAFNGHITITNYDSNNSQESVFPISKGHDFYPEFKTVEGISHVQAIITKFGVIRTETDFEGVYLKGVGAEYKWDYFKDFLLEGRLPDFTGKRNEDVLMSQYLANRLELKLDDTFQMVFRKDDPEKLPNIITYRIVGIYNSGFQDFDANYIIGDLRHLQRMNRWKPDQVGNFEVFIDDYNEIDKKGVEIYEDIPSILNSETIKNKYTSIFDWIQIFDTNIYGIIGIMILVAGINMITALLVLILERTQMIGILKALGSNNWSIRKLFLYNATYLILLGLFWGNVIGLGFLFSQKYFKLFPLDPSVYYVTEAPVYINLSYIAALNIGTLILCLLMLLIPSIIITKISPVRAIRFE is encoded by the coding sequence TTGAATTACGAATTTTTTATAGCAAAGCGCATTATTGGTAGTAAAGCGTATAAAAGTAGTATATCGGCACCAATTATAAAAATTGGTATTGCAGCAATTGCCATAGGTATTGTTGTTATGATGATTGCCATAGCTACTGGTATAGGCTTACAACAAAAGATACGTGATAAGGTTGTGGCATTTAATGGACATATAACCATTACTAATTACGATAGTAACAATTCGCAAGAAAGTGTTTTTCCCATATCAAAAGGACATGATTTTTATCCAGAGTTTAAAACTGTAGAAGGGATTAGCCACGTACAAGCAATAATAACAAAGTTCGGAGTTATTAGAACCGAAACCGATTTTGAGGGTGTTTATTTAAAGGGAGTAGGTGCCGAATATAAATGGGACTATTTTAAGGATTTTTTGTTAGAAGGGAGACTTCCCGATTTTACAGGTAAGAGAAATGAAGATGTTTTAATGTCTCAGTATTTAGCCAATAGGTTAGAGCTAAAACTTGATGATACATTTCAAATGGTATTTCGTAAAGACGATCCTGAAAAATTACCAAATATCATTACGTATCGCATTGTTGGAATATATAACTCAGGATTTCAGGATTTTGATGCCAATTATATTATAGGCGATCTTCGTCATTTACAAAGAATGAATCGATGGAAACCAGATCAGGTAGGAAATTTTGAAGTGTTTATTGATGATTATAATGAGATTGATAAAAAAGGTGTTGAAATATATGAGGATATCCCATCCATCCTTAACTCTGAAACCATTAAAAATAAGTACACTTCAATTTTTGATTGGATCCAAATATTCGACACAAACATTTATGGAATTATAGGCATCATGATACTGGTGGCCGGTATTAATATGATAACCGCATTGCTGGTTTTAATCCTAGAACGTACCCAAATGATAGGTATATTAAAGGCTTTGGGTAGTAATAATTGGAGTATAAGAAAGCTGTTCTTATATAATGCTACGTATTTAATCCTTTTAGGGTTATTTTGGGGAAATGTAATTGGACTCGGTTTTCTCTTTTCGCAAAAGTATTTTAAATTATTTCCGTTAGATCCGAGTGTATATTACGTTACAGAAGCTCCGGTATATATAAACTTAAGTTACATTGCAGCGCTTAATATTGGTACGCTTATACTTTGTTTGCTTATGCTTTTAATACCGTCTATCATTATTACAAAAATATCTCCTGTAAGAGCTATAAGGTTCGAATAG
- a CDS encoding exo-beta-N-acetylmuramidase NamZ family protein: MRFNIFKNTFLLFVIVMISCAYKTKNEIITKNEPHYSIKNVEKDSSIAVGANQTENYLPLLEKKRVGIVANQTSVIFKKSLTGKNDFTHLVDSLLALNIDIKKVFSPEHGFRGRVDAGELVKDGIDTKTNLPLISLYGKNKKPTKAQLEGLDVVIFDIQDVGVRFYTYISTLHYIMEACAEQNIPVLILDRPNPNGHYIDGPTLKIENKSFLGMHPIPLVHGMTIGEYAQMINGEKWLKNGSQCKITVIPVKHYTHDRFYSLPIRPSPNLPNDQSIKLYPSLGLFEGTNINAGRGTEFQFQRFGAPFLNKDVFNFNYTPVSNFGAKYPKHKNTMCYGKDLKDEELNGVMTLKWVIEAYQNSTDTSKFFNTNNFTKHAGTDKLQQQIEAGLSEETIKATWKKDLDAFKLIRKKYLLYD, from the coding sequence ATGAGGTTTAATATTTTCAAAAATACATTTTTATTATTTGTTATTGTAATGATTTCTTGTGCTTATAAAACAAAAAATGAAATAATTACCAAAAATGAACCACATTATTCGATAAAAAACGTAGAAAAGGATAGTTCTATTGCAGTAGGAGCCAATCAAACCGAAAATTACCTACCGTTATTAGAAAAAAAACGTGTTGGTATTGTTGCTAATCAAACAAGCGTTATTTTCAAGAAAAGCCTTACAGGAAAAAATGATTTTACTCATTTAGTTGATTCTCTGCTAGCTCTAAATATTGATATTAAAAAAGTATTTTCTCCAGAACATGGTTTTCGAGGTCGTGTTGATGCCGGCGAATTGGTTAAAGATGGTATAGATACCAAAACCAACCTACCGCTTATATCGCTTTATGGAAAGAATAAAAAGCCGACCAAAGCACAACTTGAAGGTTTGGATGTTGTTATTTTTGATATTCAGGATGTTGGTGTTCGGTTTTACACTTATATTTCTACGTTGCATTATATTATGGAAGCTTGTGCCGAACAAAATATTCCTGTTTTAATATTAGACAGACCGAACCCCAACGGACATTATATTGATGGCCCGACCTTAAAAATCGAAAACAAAAGCTTTTTAGGTATGCACCCTATACCATTGGTGCATGGCATGACGATTGGTGAATATGCCCAAATGATTAATGGTGAGAAATGGTTAAAGAATGGTTCTCAATGCAAAATAACTGTGATTCCTGTAAAGCATTACACCCACGATAGGTTTTACAGCCTGCCTATACGACCTTCTCCCAACTTGCCTAACGATCAATCAATAAAACTATATCCTAGTCTTGGACTTTTTGAGGGTACGAATATAAATGCTGGTCGGGGGACTGAATTTCAATTCCAACGATTTGGTGCTCCTTTTTTGAATAAGGATGTCTTTAATTTTAACTACACACCTGTTTCTAACTTTGGCGCTAAATACCCCAAACATAAAAACACCATGTGTTATGGTAAAGATTTAAAGGATGAAGAACTAAATGGTGTTATGACATTGAAATGGGTCATTGAAGCTTATCAAAATTCCACCGACACATCCAAATTTTTCAATACTAACAATTTTACCAAACATGCTGGCACAGATAAACTGCAACAACAAATTGAAGCAGGTTTAAGCGAAGAAACTATAAAGGCCACTTGGAAAAAAGACCTAGACGCTTTTAAACTAATTAGAAAAAAGTATTTGCTTTACGATTAA